In Eucalyptus grandis isolate ANBG69807.140 chromosome 4, ASM1654582v1, whole genome shotgun sequence, the following proteins share a genomic window:
- the LOC108953875 gene encoding uncharacterized protein LOC108953875, which translates to MAEISSRRRKDDIKVYAAVLESPEARSRTPASGTVICALPQRNAQQLQSSAANSKVHLQTNSVPKTELGGWTSVKSEKATFASNMPIMKHGQKDVLSNRKVLSPGQRASSSYSWHSQQVRVDERSCRLAIESDEEIDSGFPCLLDDRETGKTNFYSLWNDKYPSAATSWEVNGSITRFTKAFGTKIKSISST; encoded by the exons ATGGCAGAGATCAGCTCACGAAGGAGGAAGGACGACATCAAGGTGTACGCCGCGGTTCTCGAAAGCCCGGAGGCTCGTTCCCGAACGCCGGCAAGTGGTACCGTCATTTGTGCTCTCCCACAAAGGAATGCGCAACAATTACAAAG TTCAGCTGCAAATTCGAAAGTACATTTGCAAACCAATTCGGTACCAAAGACAGAACTAGGAGGGTGGACGTCAGTGAAGTCAGAAAAAGCAACTTTTGCTTCTAATATGCCAATTATGAAGCACGGGCAAAAAGATGTGTTATCAAACAGAAAG GTCTTATCACCTGGTCAAAGGGCAAGTTCATCTTACTCGTGGCATTCTCAGCAGGTCAGGGTGGATGAAAGAAGCTGTCGACTTGCTATTGAGTCAGATGAGGAGATTGACAGTGGATTTCCTTGCTTGCTTGATGACAGGGAGACGGGTAAAACTAATTTCTATTCCTTATGGAATGATAAGTACCCGTCAGCTGCTACTAGTTGGGAAGTAAATGGAAGTATCACCAGATTTACAAAGGCATTCGGGACCAAGATTAAGTCCATCAGCTCCACTTAA